A single region of the Acidobacteriota bacterium genome encodes:
- a CDS encoding aminotransferase class V-fold PLP-dependent enzyme, whose amino-acid sequence MLTRRTFFERLSSIPVVGGLLGGGVTAAAAAPARRDYFKELGVKPFINAAGTFTDMTASLMPPEVMDAINYASKNFVYLNDLHDKVALRIAELVKADAAMVSCGAASAMTLGTAGILTGLDRKKIVDLPNLTDMKTEVIMQKSHRFGYDHAIRNCGVSIVEVETVADLERAVSPNTAMMLFYNNNNSVGQIRDEEFVRLGKKHGIPTMNDCAADVPPVENLWKYTAMGFDLVVFSGGKGICGPQSAGLLLGRKDLIAAARANAWPNGNAIGRGMKVNKEELLGMLVALERFIKLDHVAQEKEYQRRADVILKAVSGLKGVTAAVTVPEVANHVPHVQIKLDTATAGITGREVSRRLREGTPSIGVRSGEELLIGVWMMKPGEEKIVATRLREVLSGKA is encoded by the coding sequence ATGTTGACGCGACGGACGTTCTTCGAACGCCTTTCTTCGATCCCTGTCGTCGGCGGCCTGCTCGGCGGTGGCGTGACGGCCGCTGCCGCGGCGCCTGCGCGCCGTGACTACTTCAAGGAACTCGGCGTCAAGCCGTTCATCAACGCGGCGGGCACGTTCACCGACATGACCGCCTCGCTGATGCCGCCCGAGGTGATGGACGCGATCAACTACGCGTCGAAGAACTTCGTGTACCTCAACGATCTGCACGACAAGGTGGCCCTGCGGATCGCGGAGCTCGTGAAGGCAGACGCGGCGATGGTGTCCTGCGGCGCGGCGTCGGCGATGACGCTCGGCACGGCAGGCATCCTCACGGGGCTCGACCGGAAGAAGATCGTCGACCTGCCGAACCTCACGGACATGAAGACGGAAGTCATCATGCAGAAGTCGCATCGCTTCGGGTACGACCACGCGATCCGCAACTGCGGCGTGTCGATCGTCGAGGTCGAGACGGTTGCCGATCTCGAACGGGCCGTCTCGCCCAACACGGCGATGATGCTCTTCTACAACAACAACAATTCGGTGGGGCAGATCCGAGACGAGGAGTTCGTGCGCCTCGGGAAGAAGCACGGGATCCCCACGATGAACGACTGCGCGGCCGACGTGCCGCCCGTCGAGAACCTGTGGAAGTACACCGCGATGGGCTTCGACCTCGTCGTGTTCTCCGGCGGCAAGGGCATCTGCGGCCCGCAGAGCGCGGGATTGCTGCTCGGCCGCAAGGACCTCATCGCGGCCGCCCGCGCCAACGCGTGGCCCAACGGCAACGCCATCGGTCGCGGGATGAAGGTGAACAAGGAGGAACTGCTCGGGATGCTTGTGGCACTCGAGCGTTTCATCAAGCTCGATCACGTGGCGCAGGAAAAGGAGTATCAGCGCCGCGCCGACGTCATCCTGAAGGCCGTGAGCGGGCTGAAGGGCGTCACGGCGGCGGTCACGGTGCCGGAAGTCGCCAACCACGTGCCGCACGTCCAGATCAAGCTCGATACGGCCACGGCCGGCATCACGGGACGCGAGGTCTCGCGACGTCTGCGTGAAGGCACGCCGTCCATCGGCGTGCGCTCCGGCGAAGAACTGCTGATCGGCGTGTGGATGATGAAGCCAGGCGAAGAGAAGATCGTCGCCACGCGCCTGCGCGAGGTCCTGAGCGGAAAGGCGTAG
- a CDS encoding RraA family protein: MSVRSFAAVAVAALVIPVLTTSSTARAPLAATQAAATQTPAAQAGPAMPDTEVIAALRRPENSTGNIADAVESATGARGWMSSDVKPISPGKIVGRAWTTVMRPVLRSDTKTYPNYHMQVLDEAPAGSVLVYVMEGGVEIAALGNLMATTAKVRGIEATIVDGAVRDVTELREIGHQVFARRISPATSVGRMVAVSKQTPVRCGDVLVTPGDFIVGDADGVVVVPYAAATQVVALLKDYDARESKMIPLIRQEKSIQKALEIYGRY, encoded by the coding sequence ATGTCCGTCCGTTCGTTCGCCGCGGTGGCCGTCGCCGCGTTGGTCATCCCCGTCCTCACCACATCGTCGACAGCCCGTGCGCCGCTGGCCGCCACGCAGGCTGCCGCGACGCAGACGCCTGCGGCGCAGGCCGGTCCCGCCATGCCAGACACCGAGGTCATCGCCGCGCTGCGCCGGCCCGAGAACAGCACCGGCAACATCGCGGACGCCGTGGAGTCGGCCACTGGCGCACGCGGGTGGATGTCGTCAGACGTCAAGCCGATCAGCCCGGGCAAGATCGTCGGGCGCGCCTGGACGACCGTGATGCGGCCCGTCCTGCGCTCGGACACGAAGACGTATCCGAACTATCACATGCAGGTGCTCGACGAGGCCCCGGCGGGCAGCGTGCTCGTGTACGTGATGGAGGGCGGCGTGGAGATCGCCGCGCTCGGCAACCTGATGGCGACCACCGCCAAGGTGCGCGGCATCGAGGCGACGATCGTCGACGGCGCCGTGCGCGACGTGACCGAACTGCGCGAGATCGGGCATCAGGTGTTCGCCCGCCGCATCAGCCCCGCCACGTCTGTGGGCCGCATGGTCGCCGTGTCCAAGCAGACACCAGTCCGCTGCGGCGACGTCCTCGTCACGCCCGGCGACTTCATCGTCGGCGACGCGGACGGCGTGGTCGTGGTGCCGTACGCCGCCGCGACGCAGGTCGTGGCCCTGTTGAAGGACTACGACGCGCGCGAGTCGAAGATGATCCCGCTCATCCGCCAGGAGAAGTCGATACAGAAGGCGCTCGAGATCTACGGGCGGTATTAG
- a CDS encoding amidohydrolase/deacetylase family metallohydrolase, whose protein sequence is MLAALAGVGALCAAPAMAQPYSLLIKGGHVIDPKNGRDGVMDVAVADGKIAVVAASIDAAQARRVVDASGLYVVPGLIDLHAHVFFGTEPDAYLSNGLVAVPPDSHSFRAGQTTLVDVGGAGWRNFGQFKTQVIDTSRTRVLSFLNIVGAGMRGGPAEQNLGDMDAKLTAMRIRQHRNLIVGIKVAHYSGPEWDPVTRAVEAGTDAGVPVMIDFGGHTPPLSLDELLNKRLRPGDILTHAYAHVAGRQPIVNEQGQVEPYVVAARKRGVIFDVGHGGGSFLWRQAVPATRQGFYPDVISTDLHTGSMNAGMKDILNVMSKLLNLGMPFNDVIRANTSRPAEIIKRDDLGHLGVGTEADIAVLGLRKGQFGFIDSSGARMDGTQKLECELTVRAGQVVWDLNGRAAQDWTKVPVVPPGTRGGRARQ, encoded by the coding sequence ATGCTCGCCGCCCTCGCGGGCGTGGGTGCCTTGTGCGCCGCGCCCGCGATGGCCCAACCCTACTCGCTGCTCATCAAGGGCGGCCACGTGATCGACCCGAAGAACGGGCGTGATGGCGTGATGGACGTGGCGGTGGCCGACGGCAAGATCGCCGTCGTCGCGGCGTCCATCGATGCCGCGCAGGCACGCCGCGTGGTGGATGCCTCGGGCCTCTACGTGGTGCCCGGTCTCATCGACCTGCACGCGCACGTGTTCTTCGGCACCGAGCCCGACGCGTATCTGAGCAACGGCCTCGTGGCGGTGCCTCCCGACAGCCACTCGTTCCGCGCCGGCCAGACCACGCTGGTGGATGTCGGTGGCGCGGGCTGGCGCAACTTCGGCCAGTTCAAGACGCAGGTGATCGACACCTCGCGCACGCGCGTCCTCTCATTCCTCAACATCGTCGGCGCGGGGATGCGCGGCGGGCCCGCGGAGCAGAATCTCGGCGACATGGACGCCAAGCTGACGGCCATGCGGATCAGGCAGCACCGGAATCTCATCGTCGGCATCAAGGTGGCGCACTACAGCGGCCCCGAATGGGATCCCGTCACGCGCGCCGTCGAAGCCGGTACCGACGCGGGCGTGCCCGTGATGATCGACTTTGGCGGGCACACGCCGCCGCTCTCGCTCGACGAGCTCCTCAACAAGCGCCTGCGCCCTGGCGACATCCTCACGCATGCCTACGCGCACGTCGCCGGCAGGCAGCCGATCGTGAACGAGCAGGGGCAGGTCGAGCCGTACGTCGTCGCGGCACGCAAGCGCGGCGTGATCTTCGACGTGGGCCATGGTGGCGGGAGTTTCCTGTGGCGTCAGGCCGTTCCGGCGACCAGGCAGGGGTTCTACCCGGACGTGATCAGCACCGACCTGCACACCGGCAGCATGAACGCCGGCATGAAGGACATCCTCAACGTGATGTCGAAGCTGCTGAACCTCGGGATGCCGTTCAACGACGTGATTCGCGCGAATACGTCCAGGCCCGCCGAGATCATCAAGCGCGACGACCTCGGACACCTCGGCGTGGGCACCGAAGCCGACATCGCCGTGCTCGGGCTGCGCAAGGGACAGTTCGGGTTCATCGACTCTTCGGGTGCGCGGATGGACGGCACGCAGAAGCTCGAATGCGAGCTGACGGTGCGCGCCGGACAGGTGGTGTGGGATCTGAACGGCCGAGCGGCGCAGGACTGGACGAAGGTCCCCGTGGTGCCGCCCGGCACGCGCGGGGGGCGCGCGCGGCAGTGA
- a CDS encoding RidA family protein, protein MACPRAGESLSSGRVAARAPPITHPHSNGVTTVPVTQPDPSRRSAFRSLLAAAGATVAGVFGGRAHASTTDANGIVTIPDEAQQAAAPRQAPLFSGGRVHGGLVFIAGKGYHEAGDIKVHTKAVLDSLEAELKKAGSSMDKVLKVNVYLHDLQDYDGMNEVYRGRFGPNPPVRTTVACYGGVPGKSLVEIDCIATT, encoded by the coding sequence ATGGCTTGCCCTCGCGCGGGTGAGTCGCTATCCTCCGGGCGTGTTGCGGCGCGTGCGCCGCCCATCACCCACCCCCACTCGAACGGAGTCACGACAGTGCCAGTCACCCAGCCCGATCCCTCTCGCCGTTCCGCGTTCCGCTCCCTGCTCGCCGCAGCCGGCGCCACAGTCGCCGGCGTGTTCGGCGGCCGGGCCCACGCCTCGACCACCGACGCCAACGGCATCGTCACCATCCCTGATGAGGCCCAGCAGGCGGCCGCGCCACGGCAGGCGCCGTTGTTCTCGGGCGGCAGGGTGCACGGCGGACTCGTGTTCATCGCCGGCAAGGGTTATCACGAGGCCGGTGACATCAAGGTGCACACCAAGGCCGTGCTCGACTCACTCGAGGCCGAACTCAAGAAGGCCGGGTCCTCGATGGACAAGGTCCTGAAGGTGAACGTGTACCTGCACGACCTGCAGGACTACGACGGGATGAACGAGGTCTACCGCGGCCGGTTCGGCCCCAATCCGCCGGTGCGCACCACGGTCGCGTGCTACGGCGGCGTCCCGGGCAAGTCGCTCGTCGAGATCGACTGCATCGCCACGACGTAG
- a CDS encoding RidA family protein has protein sequence MHAQSSSTRRVVRPAGAPADRPYSPGIMVGGTLYISGHLGTPGDGPAPRDMKAQTRQAMEGVGAVAQAAGLGYEHLVKCHVYLANMDDYAAMNEVYGSYFRDRVPARTTVQAAGLPAGAGVEIACIAYADLAGISVVRPPAGALPAPLGPYSPAVWAGDTLYVSGMGGQDPATRAVGEAVEAQVAQTVANITTTLKAAGLGPADVGWMQAYGTRASEIDAITAAIGKVTDAPRGAVVVPALPGPIRAELTFVAVKPSSTGRTVRMDAIAVPGGDVAAQAREAFKRLGTLLQQGKSSLRDVALVTVYLSDLSDMPAMNAVFTEVFPSDPPARVTIQVQPQGAERIRVALVAAQ, from the coding sequence GTGCACGCGCAGTCGTCGTCGACGCGTCGCGTGGTGCGGCCCGCGGGCGCGCCTGCCGATCGCCCGTACTCGCCGGGCATCATGGTCGGCGGCACGCTCTACATCTCCGGGCACCTCGGAACGCCTGGCGATGGCCCCGCGCCGCGGGACATGAAGGCGCAGACGCGGCAGGCGATGGAAGGTGTGGGGGCCGTGGCCCAGGCGGCCGGCCTCGGCTACGAGCACCTGGTGAAGTGTCACGTGTACCTCGCGAACATGGACGACTACGCGGCCATGAACGAGGTGTACGGGTCGTATTTCCGCGATCGCGTGCCGGCGCGCACGACAGTGCAGGCGGCGGGGCTGCCCGCCGGCGCCGGCGTCGAGATCGCGTGCATCGCGTACGCCGATCTCGCGGGCATCTCCGTGGTGCGTCCGCCGGCGGGGGCGTTGCCCGCGCCGCTCGGCCCTTACTCGCCAGCCGTGTGGGCGGGCGACACGCTCTACGTGTCGGGCATGGGTGGCCAGGATCCGGCGACCAGGGCGGTGGGCGAGGCTGTCGAGGCGCAGGTCGCGCAGACGGTGGCCAACATCACGACCACGCTCAAAGCGGCAGGACTCGGACCTGCCGACGTCGGCTGGATGCAGGCCTACGGCACCCGCGCGTCGGAGATCGACGCGATTACCGCCGCGATCGGCAAGGTGACAGACGCACCACGTGGTGCCGTGGTCGTCCCGGCGTTGCCCGGGCCGATCCGAGCCGAGCTGACGTTCGTGGCCGTCAAGCCGTCGTCAACAGGCCGCACGGTGCGCATGGATGCGATCGCGGTACCTGGCGGCGATGTCGCCGCGCAGGCACGCGAGGCGTTCAAGCGACTCGGCACGCTGTTGCAGCAAGGGAAGTCGTCGTTGCGCGACGTGGCGCTGGTCACCGTGTACCTGAGCGACCTCTCGGACATGCCGGCGATGAACGCCGTGTTCACGGAAGTCTTTCCATCAGATCCGCCCGCGCGCGTCACCATCCAGGTGCAGCCGCAGGGTGCGGAACGTATTCGCGTGGCACTGGTTGCCGCGCAGTGA